ctatagctcatttcatcctCGAGTTTGTTCTGTGGACAGAAAATGAATACTTATACAATCCCCATGTAGACAGAAGAGGAAAATCTGCAAGACCACTGAGTGACAGACTTCGAAGACGCTCAGTGAAATCCCTTGGATACACATGCTCTTCATCGCACTCAATTCTtttcaatatagaaatgaagttacttgcaaaatttcaagtccatagtcCAATTCCTTCTCGAGATATACAGCGGGAAATAGACACAGACAGAAGAGGAATTTTGCCACAACCTTTGGTGATGGGTAAAGCAAAATTGTAGCTCAATTCATTCCCAAGATATCACCTTAAgtgtttttgttcatttttatcacTGAATGATCGCAAATGCCCgggaaaattctgtttccttcacccTGAGTTATATACTGTACTATACCGACGCTCAGCCCAGTCAcatggagggacatgcaccatcatcgaacataTATCTTGTGCATATACTCGTACAATTAAACTGATGCAACAGAGTAGTTAAGGAATCGATATAATGTAACAGAAATCTCATAAATCGACACAACAACAAAATATCGTCCTATGAGTGTACATTTTTCTCAAGGATAAAATGAGCAATAGCCAAGTCTGttgacaaatttgtttattctatagTATTCCCTTTGCTATAATGGTTACGCATAGGaccaattaaaaaaatgcatCATCATCTAATTCAGTTTGCCTGTATGGAAATGAAGCATCGTGCAAAATGTTGTCTTTAAGTCATTTTTTGTTCGAGATACAATGACAGACAAAAAGAAATGTACCTAGCCTCTCAAGTAATAGCTTCGCTAACGTTTCAGGTCGAttatcaattctttgtttaaaagtttgttattgacgatggaagggttgaaAGAACAAGAGGATTTTCGGACATTTCCCACCGTTAtgggttataaaaggtataacaaaacgtttcgaggattggaatctatcctcttcgtcaggtgggtgaGGTAATAATACgtacaatacaaaaataacgaacagaaaaaagggggaaaaggtTTAAACATCCCCAAAATCTTCTTGGAGTCcagtcactgcacaggatgcaagtcccgagcataaatcacaagtacgaggataacaatcacacatcacactatcacaggctacagtgggataatAACGACTAGTAAAGTTAtctctttctgttcgttatttttgttttgtattaatacctcccccacccgacgaagaggatagattccaatcctcgaaacgttgtgttataccttttataatctaTAACGATCGCAAATGTCTATtatcaaacaataacaaacaattcCAACAATAATGGAAATAATCGCGGAACGCAAGGTAATATTTAAGAGCTTTTGGAGCTTAAAAAGCCCATTATTATTGATCAAGCCCTTGACAGTAATGGCTGGAATGATGCATTGCCTGAGATATTTTGTATCGTCTGTGTATCGGAAAGGAAATTAAATGTCGtcacatttcattttaatttggaTGATAAAATGTGCTATtctatgaattatatatttataacagtcGACTAACAAAACATCGCagggaaaacatttttatttagagtttatattttcctttacaGACAGCCTGCTGaactattgtttatttaaaccttaacaatattaacttaaattatctCTTGTTATTGAACGTAGCCTATCTGTTTCCTTTTTATTATACATCATTTCCTGGCCTAATTGTTTAACTACTTTGaaactaaacagttttttttttaaagacaattatgTTCGGGGTGGCGACGGGCGATCGGGCGGATGTTCGGGGCCCAGTGCGAGGTGTGGTGCGTAAAGGGTTCAACGACAGGGTAGGCGGCGTCGGGCATGGGGAGCGCGCCTCCCCAACGGCGTGAACGGGCCCGACACGTATCGCGTAGTTGGGGAAGGGGCGCGGTGCGGGGTAGCCGTTGTGGGCCCGGGCACGTGCCAGGGCCGGGGGGGCGGTGAGCGGCGGGGAGGGCGGGCGGTCGGAGAGCGCCAGCGAGGCGCTGCTCGCGGGGGTTTCGGCGGGCGCCGGAGTGGAAGCGTCGGACCGGGACGAAAGGTAGGGACGAGCGCGGGGGTCAATGGGACGGGAGTGGGAACCGCGGCGGGAGGCAGGGGGGGAGGGTTCCGATGGTGGCAGGCAAGAGGGGGCGAGACGGGCGGGCTTCGGGCTGTCGGATCGAGGGCGGTTCCGCTAGGGCGCCGGTTGGCGAGTTGATTGAGGGAGCTCGGGTACACTGGTGTCGCTGGTTCGGTGTATGGAATGATTGCGGAGACTCGGCAGGCCGGGGGGGGACGGGGCTGCAGGCGGAGGTGGGTGTTCGGCGGGTGCAGGACCCGGGAAGGGGGTCGCGACGAGGGGCATGGAACCGGCGACTCGACGTACGGATCTGGGTTGAGGGGAGCTGTAGTACAGCAGGCGTAGGAGGTGTCTCGATGCAAAGTTCGGTGATCAGTGGAGAGAAGGCGGTGGAGCGTGGCGGGCGATTGCGGGGGTCGGGACGGTGGATGGCTGAGGGCGGTGATCGCGATTGCACGTGTGAGCCCAGGGGGTGGAGACTGTGGGTTGCACCCTGAGTCAGGGCTGCTGGTGGTGTACGGTGCGCTTAAGATAGTCCGGGGCGTGAGCGGGCTACGTACTCATGCGGGTACGTCGGCGTCACGTGTGAGGGAGGCCGGAAGCGGCAGGCCGTGTGGGCAGGCAAGGCCCGGAGACCGCTCGTGCGGTTGGCGGTACGCGAACGGATGTCAGGCGGCGTCTGTTACCTGGCAAGGCTGAAAGGGGGAAATTATGTATTCGGCGCTGTGCGACCGGAGTAGTGTCGGGCAGGTAGGTTCGGAGGGGGCGTCAGTTGCGACGACGGAAGCGCGGGGCGGCTCTTTTCGGGAGGTTGAGGTCGTGGCCGGTGCGTTCACAGTTCTAACGTGGCACTTGCGGAGGCTTAGGTATGGGGCGCGGTGATTGTGGGAGGCGGCGGGGTGCGGCGGTTCGTTGGGGTGCGTGGTATGAGCGATGATGACGGGAACGGGTATTAAGGGGTCCACCTTGAGAGGTTGATCGGCGTGTTTCCCCGGCTAGTAAGTAAGGCGCGGGGCTCCCGTTGAATTGCGATGGGCCGGTGGGTGGCCGGGGAGCGGGAGTAGGTAGTGGGACTCGCGACCTCGGAACTGTAGGCGGGGAGACCCCAGAACCGACTATATTTTTTTGCTGACAAGAAACATGCTTATGTTTAGTGATCAGgattataatttgattatttataatgtcCTGCTCAAGATCTTTTACACTAAAAAACACAAACGTGCTAAACCGTATCGTTGAGTCAgcctttttttcttttagtttagaaCGGTTCCTATCACTCCTATAACACCATTGTGGTGGGAGGGTATATTACCTCACTATCGCAGCTCTCTCTAAGTCTCCTAAGGTACATGAATCTtaccgcagtgaaggtgttaaatgAGCATTGTTAGAAAAAAAGATTTGAAAGATAAACAATCCATTAGAATGGATAGTGGTCCACATCATCTTATTTATGCCTATcgtaaagttatattataaaatataataatatatatatataatatatatataaatatcatatatatgaGTATGCATATACACAAAGTCAGCCCACCTTAGTTAAACTTTGTAAAAGACCTATAAAGTGGCTTTAGAGCAGTCGCAACCATTCAATATCTTTTACACAAACAAAAGCACACGACTCCATTCCCAGgccaaaacaaaacatattattagaGTGCCTTAGATTGAAACTTGCTAATATAACATTGTGGCCCTATACTAATAGAccgtaataattaaataaagcttACCTTCCTGTATAACTAACTAATCttactacatttttatacttacacaatataagtaaaaaagtatgAATGTTCTACATCCCATGAGTGACTACGCGCGGAAAATGGAAATATACTCCTCCAAattgttttgaaatcatttttcaaaattccataaaaatttaaCCCTCTTGAGTACTGAAGCAAtcttttaaaattgcaatttagACATTACGCTGCAAGTGAATAGAATCCACTGTAGAATGTCAACACCATGCCAAGATGATTAATCACTATACTATGTCAACACCATGCCAAGAGTGATTAATCCACTATACAATGTCCAACACCATACCAAGATGTGAATTAAATCACTGTAGAATGGTCCAACTCTTTGCTAAGAGTTGGATTTAATCACTGTGAAAATGTCAACACTATGCCTACGAGTGAGTTTAATCCACTGTGAAAACGGTCCAACACTACACCAAGACTGGGGTTATATTATTAACACACTTCATAAGTTGCAACACTATCACTCACAAGTATGTGGGTAATCTCATAAGATCACGTATCCACCCAATATTCGTGTACGCTTTAAAATTGGCAAAAATTGCGTTGCCTAAATAAACCGACCTTCAAAAggtaattaatgatttaaattttccatttttaaggGTAAAGAATTCAAGTTCATGTCGTTATATTAAACCCAcatggaaaaattattattaattaaaatgtaataatacgaGTCTAATAAACTTAATAAGATATTCATTTATGAAGAATTTTCCATTTAAAcatctttttctatttttaatattgaaaacaataaaatactagatattttttttataatttcaatttagatcaaaatcatatttatttgatcTAAAACACAAAGCTAATTTCTCTTAAAGCACTGAAAACAAAATACCGCCATGaaatactttttttcattttttctccTAATCAACTGATTAAGGTAATGACACATGTTAAAATCATATCTGCATTCTTTGTGTTTTCGTGTATAAGATACAAAATGAAGGCACAAATGGTAGATCCCAAATGACGTTCCAACCAACTAAACTTCCAGAATTCCAGGGTAAATTCTGTGTAAATGAGAAATACTATAACCTAAATACCTTTGGGTTGTAGTTAGTCACAGGCAAGAGAATAACTCATCCAATTGTTAATAAATTGAGAGCACGGAAGAGTAAGCGCTTCTgcactgccatctgtggagtgggagatcagataaaacaataatttgaacGGTTACAATAAACATTCCGTGTCCACAGCCCTAGCCCCGGTCGTCAGTACTAACTGAAATTTACCCCCCACCCCCCCGGAATCTCGACAACAACGGTCCgtaatgaatgatttatctcctgcgtaactaatacaatcaagtataacaatataaattgacCGTtggcttttattttttaatgttttttaatccctgtgattttaatgtattttagtaatgttGGTTGTCGTTTTATAtgaggtttcaaaattttttgatcTCAGTAGACACATGAGTAACGTAATTTGCTTGCAAAAGTAATGGACAATTTCATAAGAAATGCAGCAGTACTCTGTGGGGGTGTTTGCATCTCCCCTCCGCCGCCTTGGCAACCGTGTGGGGTTTGTGAACCCCTGTCGCTGTGGTTGCCTCAAGGCCTAATTCCCGACAGAAACCAATCATCCCATTCCCCCCTCGTTCATGTATCCTGCAGGCGACTCCACTCTTTGCAGAACTCAAAGAGAGCTACCTACCCTCTAATTCAGTTACGTCCATAATTAAGTTTGACTCCTGCGACCTCATTAAAGTTACGATATTACCTAACCGAGCATTATATCACCCCTCGGACGGTAATATTCACGTCagaaaatccacgaaaaaataaaatgttgagaCCAAAgctctttttatttttgttgaaattgcTTGCACACACCCAACTAAAAGTTATTTGCTAAACTCTCCTTGTTAATATCGCACGCTTTTACAgaattaataaatacaagaaatcGTCGAGCatgacaaaatatatttaggttttatGCTTACACTTTTTGTGTCTTTGCAATTATCCAGGTTTCTCTGTTCACCGCCGAGTAGAAACGTTGTTGACAGAATCAAATTAAGGACAAACTATAATGGTaacctatttaaatttcaatCATATGTTACATCCAAATTCCAATAAACACATTAAATGATGCAGTGTATTGAAGCTAGTATCGTAATAGGCTGGAGCTACCCTTTCGAATCCcagccatttttttaaaaatatctacccCAAAAATCCCCACTATTCACTGTAAGGGAACTACTAAAAATCCCAGCACCGATTTGCCCGTTTTGCAGaactttgcaaaaaaattatttttaaacttatttttcaacagattataatgatttctttttctttttattcagcCATGAAATATACTACATTATAGTTAGTGTAAAAAACATGCATTCATGCAATAAATTATACTCATTATAGAACACATTAGCTTTACCTGAAAAAAAAATTCCGAGAAACTTTGGACTTTGTTGTCAAAAGAGGtacaaacacaaattttttagGCACGTATATTGTCATTGCacaataaattacacataaacataaacatacacaacaaattttgtcatttatattccaactactaaaaaaaatacaggttttttttattattatcacgtTTTTCAGAAATTGTACTTTTTCTCAGTATTACAAGAAAAGGCTTAACTAAATGTATAGgcctaacattaaataaaaaatggactgagataaaataaattcaatgtaaagAATTGATTTACAGATATATAGTTATTggagaaacattctaaatatattacaaaaaacaaaaaaacattacttatttaGCATTTGTGGCGCGGATAGCATTTTGGATGCAAGCCTTTCTTGCAATTTCGACAAATAAAAGTGGATTTCCTTCTTTTCCCCCCCTTACTAGTGCTTGCTGCACTACACTCACAGCAGttcttttcttttctatttggtaattttataaaaaattcattaacagGTTGAGGAGCATCACCAGCACCACATTCTCTGTCCGAGTTGCTTTCATTCCCAGGTCTACTCTCCTTCACATCAAACCACTCACTGCTCAGCTGATTAATTAGAGACACAGTAAAATGTAATCTAGACATAGGGTTGGTTGTATTCTCTTTATACAGGATGTATGCATTCAACACCATACGCccattatattaaaagtaatttttttccaaaattttaaagtttttctgtcACTGAGGTACTGGTGGAGCATCTGATCATTGCTGTCAACCCCTCCCATATAGTCATTATAGGCCCTTATAATTGTtggtttatttgtaatgtaaacctTGTTTCCCCTTTTTTTAGATCTTTGTCCATTAGATGCCTTTGAATTGGTTGACAGCAAGAGCACAGGTTTCTTGTTGCTTTTTCTTTGCCTGTAGCCTAACATCAGCATGTAGTTCTTTCTTTTGTACTTTCTCTCACCCACATTGTACTTACTCAATATGTTGGGAGGGATGCCCTTTCTATTTCTACGAAGGGTTCctgttaaaaatgtcaattttgaaTACAAATCTTTAGCCAAATTCAAGGAAGTAAAAaagttgtcacaaataaatggtAGCCTTTGTTCAAATAACCTGGTTCTAAAAGTTTCATGACCACTGTGTAGCCTAGACCTGTTGTTCTGTTCCT
The sequence above is a segment of the Homalodisca vitripennis isolate AUS2020 unplaced genomic scaffold, UT_GWSS_2.1 ScUCBcl_9954;HRSCAF=18618, whole genome shotgun sequence genome. Coding sequences within it:
- the LOC124374758 gene encoding pollen-specific leucine-rich repeat extensin-like protein 1 encodes the protein MKRARSPLSDNTVRRIVEEDSFGEDSSEADSGSESSSYIDDTDDDPTYEPVLDVNTPSTSRANVGQLLSSSDTDDNENSSVTNPTNRPSGVRHVPRPPVPRPPVPNSGSDTDIGDDEEDWLSSEWFDVKESRPGNESNSDRECGAGDAPQPVNEFFIKLPNRKEKNCSKKYSRFWGLPAYSSEVASPTTYSRSPATHRPIAIQREPRALLTSRGNTPINLSSAPYTTSSPDSGCNPQSPPPGLTRAIAITALSHPPSRPPQSPATLHRLLSTDHRTLHRDTSYACCTTAPLNPDPYVESPVPCPSSRPPSRVLHPPNTHLRLQPRPPPACRVSAIIPYTEPATPVYPSSLNQLANRRPSGTALDPTARSPPVSPPLACHHRNPPPLPPAAVPTPVPLTPALVPTFRPGPTLPLRRPPKPPRAAPRWRSPTARPPRRSPPPRPWHVPGPTTATPHRAPSPTTRYVSGPFTPLGRRAPHARRRLPCR